The nucleotide sequence AAAAGCATTGCTCGCTCATGAAGAAATTGAGCCTGTTTTGGATAAAGATGGGTTAAGTGAAATTCTTGCATTAGGGCCTTCTCGTACGCCTGGAAATGGAGTATTTAAAGGGATTTGTGAGTTGCGTGCTGGCCATGTAGGGGTATTTGATCAAGACGGATTCCAAACGTGGCGCTATTGGAATGTCGTAAGTACAGCTCATACCGATGATGTAGAAGAAACAGCAGATACGATCCGTTACTTGTTTCAAGATGCGGTAGAGCGACAGCTCGTGTCCGATGTACCTTTAGGAACCTTTTTGTCAGGTGGGGTAGATTCTAGTGCAATTACAGCTATTGCCGCAAATTACTTGAAAAAAGATACATCCAAGGAACAGAAGCAGTTAGACACGTTTTCCATTGACTTTGAAGATAATGATAAATACTTTAAATCTAGTAGCTTCCAGCCAAACAGTGATCAAGATTTTCTTGGATTAGTTGTGCAAGACAATGATACGAAGCACCACAACTATGTAATGGATAATAAGCAACTAGCTGATCTATTAAAACGAGCAGTGGAGCTTCGTGATTTACCGGGAATGGCCGATGTTGATTCTTCGCTTTACTGGTTTTGTGAGAAAACGAAAGACGTCGTTACCGTTGCTTTGTCTGGTGAGTGTGCAGATGAAATATTTGGAGGTTACCCATGGTTTTATCGAGAAGATGATTTGCAACGAGAAGGCTTTCCTTGGATCCGCTCCTCCGAGGTTAGAGAATCTTTATTGACGGACACGTGGAAGGAAAAGCTAGATTTGCACGGCTATATGCTAACAAAGTATCAAGAAACAATCGATGAAACGCCAGAGTTTGAAGGAGATAACGAGATTGAAAGACAAAGAAGGCAAATGTTCTATTTGAATATGCATTGGTTCATGCCCACTCTGTTAGATCGAAAGGATCGCATGAGTATGGGAGCAAGCTTTGAAGCAAGGGTTCCTTTTAGTGACCATCGATTGATGGAGTATGTATGGAATATTCCGTGGGAGATGAAAACATATCGGGGTAAAGAAAAAGGCATTTTACGAAAGGCTTTAGAAGGGCTTCTTCCAGATGAAATACTATATCGGAAGAAAAGTCCGTATCCCAAAACACATAATCCAGTTTATACCGAAGCAGTCGTCACATGGATGAATGAAATTTTAGTAGATCCAGATGCACGCTTGTTTGAAATCTTTGATCGAGAAGCGGTCATAAAGCTAGTAGAAAGCGAAGGCGAAGAAATGGAAGCGCCTTGGTTCGGACAATTGATGACAGGACCACAACTCCTTGCCCACCTTGGTCAAATCGACCACTGGTTAAGAAAATACCATGTTAAGATTGAAGCCTAGTAAGGAGAAGCGCCTAGCATTGCTAGGTGCTTTTTATACTAATATTAGAAGTTAATGATGATTTTCTATATAGATGCCTAGCTGAAGACGTGCCCGCGGAAAGCGAACTAGTCTACGTTTTATTTTAAAAGGGACAAGTGGTCTTTGGGATTTTTATATGAATTTGTCCATTTCCAAACAATTTCCTCAGTAAAATTGACATTCCTTATTACAATAGGATAATAGGAGGGGGACAGACGTAGTAATGACGTAGGAGGAAAGAAAATGAAGCGGATTTTAGCTGGAATTGTAAGTGTATCATTATTCCTTTTAAGCACAACTAGTGTTTATGGGGAAGAAAAGGTAAATAATCCATGGACGAAGGAATCCATTTATTACATATTGATCGATCGTTTTCAAAATGCAAATTCTCAAAATGATTTTGACATAAACGTAAACAATCCAGATGCTTATCATGGTGGGGATATTCAAGGCATCATCGAGAAATTAGACCACATTCAAGAACTCGGATTTACGACGATTAATCTGAGTCCTATCATGGCGAACTCTGAATCTGGCTATCATGGTTACTGGACGGAAGATCTCTCCCAAGTGGAAGAACATTTCGGAACATTAGATGATTTGAAGGCCCTCGTTCAAGAAGTTCATGACAGGGATATGAAGATTGTGCTTGATTTTTCACCCTGGTATGTGTCAGCCAATCATCCTTGGCTAGATGAGGATGATAAACAAGAGTGGTTTCTTCCAAATCGTAATGTGGCTACAGACGATACATTTCAACGGCCGTGGTTAGAAGGGCTGCCGGTTTTGAATACAGATAATGAGCAGGCAGGAGAGTATGTTCTGGAAGCTGCGGAATATTGGGTAAAAGAAACGGGTGTGGATGGATACCGGTTGTACGTCGATGATGAAGTCTCTAGAACGTTCATTGCGACGCTAACCGAGCGTTTAAAAGCAGTGGATCCTTCTTTTCTAATTATGACTGAGGTGGAGAACTTAACGAACTATCCGACTGGATATGATGGAACCATTACAAAGGAGCTATACCAGTCGATGTCCAATACTTTTCAATCGGCTGGCCAACCCTTAGAGACTTTATATGACCAGTGGATCGAATCCTCCAGCTCTATTGGAGAACAAACAGTACCAGTAGGTTTAATAGATAGCCATGAAACGGTAAGGTTCACGAGGGAAGCTGTCCTGCAAAAGCAAAACCCAATCACACGTTGGAAGCTAGCCTTGACGTTTTTATATACTACCCCAGTAATACCTGTTGTTTATCAAGGTACCGACATTCCAATGGACAATGGTGTCTCTGAACCAGATCATCGTGTAGCTCAACTGAACGGTGGCGATGAAGAATTAAGGGCACATATCGAGCAATTAAATGCAATTCGAAAGCAATTCCCGGTATTAACGAACGGTAGCTTTGAAAAAG is from Radiobacillus kanasensis and encodes:
- the asnB gene encoding asparagine synthase (glutamine-hydrolyzing); this encodes MCGITGWVDFNRDLSKETSNIRKMSDAIKHRGPDAYGEWIEKDYAFGHRRLIVVDPDGGKQPMECTVEDDSFVLVYNGELYNTEDIRKELLNLGWTFNGHSDTEVLLKSYAQWREKCVEKFNGIFAFAIWDTEKEHLFVARDRVGVKPLFYTEKDGGFLFGSEIKALLAHEEIEPVLDKDGLSEILALGPSRTPGNGVFKGICELRAGHVGVFDQDGFQTWRYWNVVSTAHTDDVEETADTIRYLFQDAVERQLVSDVPLGTFLSGGVDSSAITAIAANYLKKDTSKEQKQLDTFSIDFEDNDKYFKSSSFQPNSDQDFLGLVVQDNDTKHHNYVMDNKQLADLLKRAVELRDLPGMADVDSSLYWFCEKTKDVVTVALSGECADEIFGGYPWFYREDDLQREGFPWIRSSEVRESLLTDTWKEKLDLHGYMLTKYQETIDETPEFEGDNEIERQRRQMFYLNMHWFMPTLLDRKDRMSMGASFEARVPFSDHRLMEYVWNIPWEMKTYRGKEKGILRKALEGLLPDEILYRKKSPYPKTHNPVYTEAVVTWMNEILVDPDARLFEIFDREAVIKLVESEGEEMEAPWFGQLMTGPQLLAHLGQIDHWLRKYHVKIEA
- a CDS encoding alpha-amylase family glycosyl hydrolase: MKRILAGIVSVSLFLLSTTSVYGEEKVNNPWTKESIYYILIDRFQNANSQNDFDINVNNPDAYHGGDIQGIIEKLDHIQELGFTTINLSPIMANSESGYHGYWTEDLSQVEEHFGTLDDLKALVQEVHDRDMKIVLDFSPWYVSANHPWLDEDDKQEWFLPNRNVATDDTFQRPWLEGLPVLNTDNEQAGEYVLEAAEYWVKETGVDGYRLYVDDEVSRTFIATLTERLKAVDPSFLIMTEVENLTNYPTGYDGTITKELYQSMSNTFQSAGQPLETLYDQWIESSSSIGEQTVPVGLIDSHETVRFTREAVLQKQNPITRWKLALTFLYTTPVIPVVYQGTDIPMDNGVSEPDHRVAQLNGGDEELRAHIEQLNAIRKQFPVLTNGSFEKVASEGAMSLFKRTNGKQTIYIAINNDVSTKVIELEELDSNQQLRGLLLDNIVRQSDQGVHKIALERETADIFLVQEDTGMNWAFISFVILVMAGFIAAVIVLSIRSKKKNQD